The Methylobacterium durans nucleotide sequence TTCAGCTTCGCAAGTCGGCTTCGTCTCGGACCGCGGGCCGAAATACACCACGGAGGGTGGAGCACGCCCGCTCCATCTCGCCTCAGCACTCGCAGGCACTGCAGCCTTGTGCGGCGGCTTTATGCTTAAGGCGTACGTGCAGGAGGCGCGCAGCGCAGATGGCCGCGCAAGCCATGAGGCGGGATCGATGCTACCGTGGTGGCTGAAGAGCGATCGAGCGGCTTTGGCCGTGCTTCGCCGACTTGCTTTGAATGCCGACCGACGCGCGAGGCTCTCGAGGCCATTGGACTTGGATGGAGACCCGCTAATACCTGTCACGATTAGGAATGCCTGCGGCATGCAGTCGCACCACCTAGAGGTGTGGGCTCGTCCGATTGGTTCCGCCCTGGTTCCACGGCTTTACATACGATGATGCCACCCGTATGCGGCTCTTCGTAACCTACTCATCCGGTTGGGAAAATTGGAGCGGGCGAAGGGATTCGAACCCTCGACCCCAACCTTGGCAAGGTTGTGCTCTACCCCTGAGCTACACCCGCTCACTGACCGGGCGTTTCGGGGCTCGTGGGCCCCGGCGGCGCCGGACGGCGTCTCTAAACACCATTCCGCCGGGTGTTGCAAGCGCTGAGTTTCGCCGGCTTGGCGGAAAGCGCGGCCGCCTCACCAGAGGGCGTCGGGCGGCGTACCGTTGCGGATCTCGTCGAGTCGCGCCCGGGTCGCCCGCGTCGCGTCCTCCGGCAGGGCGTCGAGGGGAAAGAAGGCGCAGGCCGCGATCTCGCGGTCGGGTGCCTTCGCCCGCTCCACCGTGAAGACCGGGGCGACGTAGAGCGCGACGTGATCGCGGCCCGCGGCGGCCGTGTTCCGGTAGAACCCGTGCAGGCGCAGGGGCGTTGCCGGGTCCGGCCGGATCTCGGCCTCCTCCCGGAACTCGCGGGTCATCGCGTCGAGCGCCGTCTCGCCGGGCTCGACGCCGCCGCCCGGCAGGTGCCAGCCGGCGACGTAGGTGTGGCGCACGAGGCAGACTCGGCCCGACGGGTCGATCGCCACGCCGCGGACCCCGAGCGTCATGCCGCGGGTCGCGAGCGCGCCGAGATGGAAGAGGCGCCGGATCAGCGGCCTGTCGAGGAGCATGGCGGCGTCAGACCACTCGGAGCGCGATCTCGCCGAGACCCTCGACGCTCGCCCGCATGGTCTGCCCGCGCTCGACCGCACCGACGCCGGCCGGCGTGCCCGTGAAGATCAGGTCGCCCGGCTGCAGCTCGAAATAGGTCGAGAGCAGGGAGACCTGCTCGGCCACCGACCAGATCATCTCCGAGAGGTTGCCGGACTGGCGCGGCTCGCCGTCGACGGAGAGGCCGATCAGGCCCTGGTCCGGGTGGCCCACGATCTCGGCCCGGTGCAGCTTCCCCATCGGCGCGGAGGCGTCGGCCGCCTTGCCGAGGTCCCAGGGCCGGGCCATGCGCTTGGCCTCGTCCTGGAGGTCGCGCCGGGTCATGTCGAGGCCGATCGCGTAGCCGTAGACGTGGTCGAGGGCGCTCTCGACCGGGATGTCGCGGCCGCCCTTGCCGATCGCAGCCACCATCTCGACCTCGAAATGATACTTGCCCGTTCGCGGCGGATAGGGATGCTCCGTCGGCTCGGGACCGGTCGCGACCTGCACCGCGTCGGCCGGCTTCATGAAGAAGAACGGTGGCTCGCGCTCGGGGTCCGCCCCCATCTCGCGGGCATGGGCCTCGTAATTGCGGCCCACGCAGTAGAGCCGGCGCACCGGGAACAGATCCTCGCTGCCGACGATGGGCAGGGTGATGCGCGGCGGGTTCGGGATGACGGAGAGCATGGACGTCGCCTCGTGAGCTTCGGCCGGCTCGAAGGTCCATCCTGCAAAGAGCCGGCCGTGCCGCTATCTAAGGCATTCGGCGCCGAAGTGTCCTGCTTCGGCGCAACGAATGGCGCGCCCTGACACGGGCTCGCGCCGAACCCGTCCCCGATGCCGCCCCCGATGCCGCCCGACGCCAAGCCCGCCCCCTCCGACCCGCCCTCCGCTCCTCCGCAGGATGCGCTCCTCGCCCGGCTGCGCGAGCGCCTGGGCGCGCGCCACGTGCTGACGGAGGCGACCGATCTCGCCCCGCACCTCGCCGAGGCGCGCGGGCTCTACCGCGGCCGGGCGCTCGCGGTGCTGCGGCCCGCCGACACCGCGGAGGTCGCCTTCGCGGTTCGGGCCTGCGCCGAGGCCCGGGTACCGGTCGTGGCGCAGGGGGGCAATACCGGCCTCGTCGGGGGCGGCGTGCCCCAGGGCGGGATCGTGCTCTCGCTGGCGCGCCTCTCGCGCATCCGGGCCGTCGATCCCGTCGGCGCGACGCTGACGGTCGAGGCCGGCGCCGTCCTCGCCGACGTGCAGGCCGCCGCCGAGGCGGCCGGGATGCTGTTCCCCCTCTCGCTCGCCGCGGAGGGCTCCTGCCGGATCGGCGGCAACCTCGCGACCAATGCCGGCGGCACCGCCGTGCTCGCCTACGGCAACGCCCGCGACCTCGTGCTCGGGCTCGAAGTGGTGCTGGCGGACGGGCGGGTCTGGAACGGGCTCAAGGGCCTGCGCAAGAACAACGCGGGCTACGACCTCAAGCACCTGTTCGTGGGCTCCGAGGGCACGCTCGGCATCATCACGGCGGCGGTGCTGAAGCTCTACCCGCGCCCCGCCTCCCGCGCGGTCGGCTTCGTCGGCCTTCCCTCCCCGCGGGCCGCCCTCGCCCTGCTCGAGCGCCTGCGACGGGCGGCGGGCCCGGATCTGACAGCCTTCGAGGTGATGCCGCGCTTCGGCCTCGAGATCGTGCTGCGCCACGTCCCGGGCGCGCAGCGCCCGCTCGCCTCCGGTCACGACACCTACGCCCTCGTCGAGTTCGCGAGCCCGCGGCCGGGCGCCGACATGGCGGCCGAGCTGGAGGCCGCGCTCGCGGCCTCCCTCGAGGCGGGCCTCGCCGAGGACGCGACGATCGGGGCGAGCGAGGCGCGGAACGCCGCCCTCTGGCGCCTGCGCGAGAGCCTCCCCGAGGCGCAATCGCGCGAGGGGGGCTCGATCAAGCACGACGTCTCGGTGCCACTCTCCAGGCTGCCCGAGTTCCTGGAGCGGGCAACGGCCGCCTGCCTCGCCGAGATGCCGGGCCTGCGGCCCTGCGCGTTCGGCCATTTCGGCGACGGCAACATCCACTTCAACCTCAGCCAGCCCCCCAGCATGGACAGGGCGGCCTTCCTCGCGGCCTGGGCCCGTTTCAACCGGATCGTTCACGACATCGTGCACGATCTCGACGGCTCGATCGCCGCCGAGCACGGCGTCGGCCTGATCAAGCGCGACGAGCTGCAGCATTACGGCGATCCGGTCGGGCTCGACCTGATGCGCCGGCTCAAGGCCGCCCTCGACCCGGCCGACATCCTCAACCCCGGCAAGGTGGTGGCGCTCTCCGACGACCCGCCCCCCGCCCTTCCCTGACAGCCCGCATTCCGCCCCCGACCTCGGACGAAAGGGGAGTTGTGCAATGCAACAAATCCGGTCAGGATCGCGTTCTGCATTGCGTCATGGCCGAGCTTTCCGCGCGGCCGACGGGGCGCAAAGCGGATCGGAGCGGCGGGACCTTGCGTTATCGGACCCTTAACGGCTTCGGCGGGATTCTCGGGAGCGCGCTGCCGCGCCCGCGCGGGATCCGATCTGCCGGGGTTGCGCCGCCCGTCCGCCGCTTCGCCCGGTCGATCGAGACGAGGAGTTGAGACGATGCCCACGTCACAGGCCCGGGTTCCCACCGCGGAGGCGAGCCGCTACCTGCAGCAGCTCTGCCGGCACTGGAGCCACAAGTTCCCGGTCGAGAGCACCCCTGTCCACGGCCGGGTCCCCTTCGGCGAGGACCGCGTCTGCATCTTCGACGCGGAGCCCGACGCCCTCGTGATGCGGGTGGCCACCACGGATCCGGGCGGGCTGACGCGCCTGGAGAACGTCGTCTCCGATCACCTGCTGCGCTTCGCCTTCCGCGAGCATCTCGGCGAGATCACCTGGTCGCGCGCCGCTTGAAACCGGCGCCCGCGCACCGATCTTGCCGCTGAGCAGCCGGGCGTAGCGCAGGAGCGGGAACGCGGATGACGATTCAGGCACCGATCAGCCCGGCCGGGCTGCCCTTCGCCGAGCGCCTCGACCGGCTGGCCGAGGTCGCGGTCCGGGTCGGGCTCAACCTGCAGCCGGGCCAGGAGCTCGTGATGACGGCGCCCCTCGACGCGGTGCCGCTCGCCCGGGCGATCACGGTCCAGGCCTACAGGGCCGGCGCCTCCCTCGTCACCACCCTGCTCGGCGACGACGCGGCGACTCTGGCCCGCTTCGCCCACGCGCCCGACGCCGCCTTCGACACGGCCGCGGGCTGGCTCTACGGGGGCATGGCGGAAGCCTTCCGCAACGGCGCCGCCCGCCTCGCCATCAGCGGCGACGATCCGTCCCTTCTCGCCGGCCAGGATCCCGAGAGGGTGGCGCGCGCCAACCGCGCCCGCTCGAAGGCCTATGTGCCGGCGCTCGAACTCATCGCCAACTTCGCGACGAACTGGACGATCGTCTCGGCCGCGACCCCGGCCTGGGCGCGCACCGTCTTCCCCGACCTGCCCGAGGAGGCGGCGGTGGCCCGCCTCTGGGACGCGATCTTCGCGGCCTCCCGCATCGACGGGCCGGACCCGATCGCGGCCTGGACGGCCCACAACGCGGACCTCGCCGCCCGGACCGCGTGGCTGAACGGGCAGCGTTTCGCTGCCCTCCGCTTCCGGGGGCCCGGAACCGACCTGAATGTGGGCCTCGCCGACGACCACGAATGGTGCGGCGGCGCCTCGACCTCCCGCAGCGGCATCCTGTGCAACGCCAACATCCCCACCGAGGAGGTCTTCACCACGCCGCACAAGGCGCGGGTGGAGGGGCATGTCGCCAGCACCAAGCCGCTCTCCTACCAGGGCACCCTGATCGACGGCATCCGCGTGCGCTTCGCGGGCGGCCGCATCGTCGAATCGACCGCGCGCACCGGTGCCGAGGTGCTGGCCAGGGTGCTCGACACCGACGAGGGCGCGGCCCGCCTCGGCGAGGTCGCCCTCGTGCCGGCGAGTTCCGCGATCTCGGCCTCGGGGCTCCTGTTCTACAACACCCTCTACGACGAGAACGCCGCGAGCCACATCGCGCTCGGCCAAGCCTACAGCAAGTGCTTTCGCGATGGCGGCGCGGGCCTCAGCGAGGCGGATCTCGCCGAGCGCGGCGCCAACCGCTCCCTGATCCACATCGACTGGATGATCGGCTCGGCCGAGATCGACGTCGACGGGATCGCGCCGGACGGCCGCGCGGTGCCGGTGATGCGCCGGGGCGAGTGGGTCTAGGAGCCCCCACCTCTCCCGTCCGGGAGAGGTCGAGTCCGCCATAGGCGGACCGGGTGAGGGATGCGACCTCTCCGGAAAGACCCGCACCCCTCACCCTGTCCCTCTCCCGAACGGGAGAGGGGACCCGCGTCCGATCCTGCGGGTCCGAGGGTCTGAAGCGCCGGCCTGGGAGGCGTGCCCCGCCTGAGACTCTACAGCCCCGGTCCCTTCGCCGCGCCCCAGATCCGTCCCGGCCTGCCGCCGAGCGCACCCTGGACGAGGACGGCGTAGCTGTCCGCCTCGCCGACCTCGACCGCCGAGCGGGGCGCCTCGAAGCGCACGGCCTGGCCCGACCAGGCGCCGAGGCGGTAGAGGCCCCGCACCACGTTCACGTACGCCACGACCCGGCCCTTGTTCTCGCCCCGATCCACCGTGACGGCGCGGCTG carries:
- a CDS encoding NUDIX domain-containing protein → MLLDRPLIRRLFHLGALATRGMTLGVRGVAIDPSGRVCLVRHTYVAGWHLPGGGVEPGETALDAMTREFREEAEIRPDPATPLRLHGFYRNTAAAGRDHVALYVAPVFTVERAKAPDREIAACAFFPLDALPEDATRATRARLDEIRNGTPPDALW
- a CDS encoding fumarylacetoacetate hydrolase family protein, with the protein product MLSVIPNPPRITLPIVGSEDLFPVRRLYCVGRNYEAHAREMGADPEREPPFFFMKPADAVQVATGPEPTEHPYPPRTGKYHFEVEMVAAIGKGGRDIPVESALDHVYGYAIGLDMTRRDLQDEAKRMARPWDLGKAADASAPMGKLHRAEIVGHPDQGLIGLSVDGEPRQSGNLSEMIWSVAEQVSLLSTYFELQPGDLIFTGTPAGVGAVERGQTMRASVEGLGEIALRVV
- a CDS encoding FAD-binding oxidoreductase, which gives rise to MPPDAKPAPSDPPSAPPQDALLARLRERLGARHVLTEATDLAPHLAEARGLYRGRALAVLRPADTAEVAFAVRACAEARVPVVAQGGNTGLVGGGVPQGGIVLSLARLSRIRAVDPVGATLTVEAGAVLADVQAAAEAAGMLFPLSLAAEGSCRIGGNLATNAGGTAVLAYGNARDLVLGLEVVLADGRVWNGLKGLRKNNAGYDLKHLFVGSEGTLGIITAAVLKLYPRPASRAVGFVGLPSPRAALALLERLRRAAGPDLTAFEVMPRFGLEIVLRHVPGAQRPLASGHDTYALVEFASPRPGADMAAELEAALAASLEAGLAEDATIGASEARNAALWRLRESLPEAQSREGGSIKHDVSVPLSRLPEFLERATAACLAEMPGLRPCAFGHFGDGNIHFNLSQPPSMDRAAFLAAWARFNRIVHDIVHDLDGSIAAEHGVGLIKRDELQHYGDPVGLDLMRRLKAALDPADILNPGKVVALSDDPPPALP
- a CDS encoding DUF2218 domain-containing protein; the protein is MPTSQARVPTAEASRYLQQLCRHWSHKFPVESTPVHGRVPFGEDRVCIFDAEPDALVMRVATTDPGGLTRLENVVSDHLLRFAFREHLGEITWSRAA
- a CDS encoding aminopeptidase, with product MTIQAPISPAGLPFAERLDRLAEVAVRVGLNLQPGQELVMTAPLDAVPLARAITVQAYRAGASLVTTLLGDDAATLARFAHAPDAAFDTAAGWLYGGMAEAFRNGAARLAISGDDPSLLAGQDPERVARANRARSKAYVPALELIANFATNWTIVSAATPAWARTVFPDLPEEAAVARLWDAIFAASRIDGPDPIAAWTAHNADLAARTAWLNGQRFAALRFRGPGTDLNVGLADDHEWCGGASTSRSGILCNANIPTEEVFTTPHKARVEGHVASTKPLSYQGTLIDGIRVRFAGGRIVESTARTGAEVLARVLDTDEGAARLGEVALVPASSAISASGLLFYNTLYDENAASHIALGQAYSKCFRDGGAGLSEADLAERGANRSLIHIDWMIGSAEIDVDGIAPDGRAVPVMRRGEWV